In Doryrhamphus excisus isolate RoL2022-K1 chromosome 7, RoL_Dexc_1.0, whole genome shotgun sequence, one genomic interval encodes:
- the emx1 gene encoding homeobox protein EMX1 — translation MFAPAGKRCFTIESLVAKENPLADEPIRPTALTYSNPAADALMGGYQAPAARSLYQSPELVFPDSVNHPSLAVGPHQHLQHHPHFFGTQHRDPLNFYPWVLRNRFFGHRFQGHDVSQDSLLLHGPFARKPKRIRTAFSPSQLLRLERAFEKNHYVVGAERKQLAGSLSLSETQVKVWFQNRRTKYKRQKLEEEGPDSQQKKKGNHHINRWRMATKQSNSEDIDVTSED, via the exons ATGTTTGCGCCCGCAGGGAAGCGCTGCTTCACCATCGAGTCCCTGGTGGCCAAGGAGAACCCGCTGGCCGACGAACCCATCCGGCCCACGGCCCTCACGTACTCCAACCCGGCCGCGGACGCCTTGATGGGCGGCTACCAGGCTCCGGCGGCGCGCTCCCTCTACCAGAGCCCGGAGTTGGTGTTCCCGGACTCGGTGAACCACCCCTCCCTTGCCGTGGGCCCCCACCAGCACCTCCAGCACCACCCTCACTTCTTCGGGACTCAGCACCGAGACCCGCTCAACTTTTACCCGTGGGTCCTCAGGAACCGCTTTTTTGGACACAGGTTTCAGG GTCACGACGTGTCCCAGGACAGTTTGCTGCTGCACGGCCCGTTCGCCCGGAAACCCAAACGGATCCGGACCGCCTTCTCCCCGTCTCAGCTGCTGCGTCTGGAGCGGGCCTTCGAGAAGAACCACTACGTGGTCGGCGCCGAGAGGAAGCAGTTAGCCGGAAGCCTGAGCCTGTCCGAGACGCAG GTGAAGGTGTGGTTCCAGAACAGACGGACCAAGTACAAGCGGCaaaagctggaggaggagggccCGGACAgccagcagaagaagaagggcAACCACCACATCAACAGGTGGCGCATGGCCACCAAGCAGAGCAACTCGGAGGACATTGACGTCACCTCcgaggactaa
- the noto gene encoding homeobox protein notochord, with translation MQVPSRTVGAFGYSVRNYAPAPLYPPGQCAPSSKPAGGKSFTIEALLAKPDESTSGRASPLSYGVKFQPGLPHHVTFPLTPVPSYVYSGNMLPPEYSLYCCPPFSYQSSYRGAFYAQASVSKVNAGGLHSAFKAKGGKSKRMRTSFTSEQLSRLEKEFARQQYMVGSERFLLASALQLTEAQVKVWFQNRRIKWRKQSLEQQQAKLAKLGLAVPPKSPGSQGQDDEDEDEEEFSDSDVDVDVSDDSVEHC, from the exons ATGCAGGTCCCGAGTAGAACCGTAGGAGCTTTTGGATACTCTGTGCGTAATTACGCACCGGCTCCACTTTACCCACCCGGCCAGTGCGCGCCGTCCTCCAAGCCAGCCGGCGGAAAGTCCTTCACCATCGAGGCTCTTCTAGCCAAGCCGGATGAGTCCACCTCGGGACGGGCGAGTCCACTTTCCTACGGGGTCAAGTTCCAGCCGGGTCTGCCTCATCATGTGACCTTTCCTCTGACGCCGGTTCCGTCCTACGTGTATTCCGGCAACATGTTGCCCCCCGAATACTCCCTCTACTGCTGCCCCCCTTTCAGCTACCAGAGCTCGTACCGCGGAGCCTTTTACGCACAAG CTTCCGTGTCCAAAGTGAACGCCGGGGGTCTTCACTCTGCCTTCAAAGCCAAAGGGGGCAAGTCCAAGCGGATGCGGACCAGCTTCACCAGCGAGCAGCTGTCCCGCCTGGAGAAGGAGTTCGCCCGGCAGCAGTACATGGTGGGCTCCGAGAGGTTCCTCCTGGCCTCCGCCCTGCAGCTGACAGAAGCACAG GTCAAAGTGTGGTTCCAGAACCGCCGCATCAAGTGGCGCAAACAGAGTCTGGAACAGCAGCAGGCCAAGCTGGCTAAACTGGGCCTGGCCGTCCCGCCCAAAAGCCCCGGCTCGCAAGGAcaggatgatgaggatgaggatgaggaggagttcTCGGACTCGGATGTAGACGTGGACGTGTCCGACGACTCAGTCGAGCATTGCTGA